In the genome of Streptococcus oralis, one region contains:
- the murD gene encoding UDP-N-acetylmuramoyl-L-alanine--D-glutamate ligase, with the protein MKVIDQFKNKKVLVLGLAKSGESAARLLDKLGAIVTVNDGKPFEENPAAQSLLEEGIKVVTGGHPLELLDEEFALMVKNPGIPYSNPMIEKALAKGIPVLTEVELAYLISEAPIIGITGSNGKTTTTTMIGEVLTAAGQHGLLSGNIGYPASQVAQTATAKDTLVMELSSFQLMGVQEFQPVIAVITNLMPTHIDYHGSFEEYVAAKWNIQNKMTADDFLVLNFNQDLAKELATKTQATVVPFSTLEEVDGAYLEDGQLYFRGEVVMAASEIGVPGSHNVENALATIAVAKLCGVDNQTIKETLSAFGGVKHRLQFVDEIQGVKFYNDSKSTNILATQKALSGFDNSKVILIAGGLDRGNEFDELVPDITGLKKMVILGQSAERVKRAADKAGVTYVDATDIADATRKAYELATQGDVVLLSPANASWDMYANFEVRGDLFIDTVAELKE; encoded by the coding sequence ATGAAAGTAATCGATCAATTTAAAAATAAGAAAGTCCTTGTTTTAGGTTTGGCTAAGTCTGGTGAGTCTGCAGCCCGTTTGTTGGACAAGCTAGGAGCCATTGTGACGGTAAATGACGGTAAGCCTTTTGAGGAAAATCCTGCTGCGCAAAGTTTGCTAGAAGAGGGAATCAAGGTTGTCACTGGTGGCCATCCTTTGGAGCTCTTGGATGAAGAGTTTGCTCTGATGGTAAAAAATCCAGGTATCCCGTATAGCAATCCCATGATTGAAAAGGCATTGGCAAAGGGGATTCCAGTCTTGACTGAGGTGGAGTTGGCTTATTTGATTTCAGAAGCGCCGATTATCGGTATCACTGGTTCAAATGGGAAAACAACCACAACGACCATGATTGGGGAGGTTTTGACTGCTGCAGGCCAACATGGTCTCTTGTCAGGGAACATTGGCTATCCTGCTAGTCAAGTGGCTCAAACTGCAACAGCCAAGGACACGCTTGTCATGGAACTTTCTTCTTTCCAGTTGATGGGTGTTCAAGAATTCCAGCCTGTGATTGCGGTCATTACCAACCTCATGCCAACTCATATCGACTATCATGGTTCTTTTGAGGAATATGTAGCAGCCAAGTGGAATATCCAGAACAAGATGACAGCAGATGATTTTCTTGTTTTGAACTTTAACCAAGACTTGGCAAAAGAATTGGCTACTAAAACACAAGCCACTGTTGTTCCATTTTCAACACTTGAAGAGGTTGATGGAGCTTATCTGGAAGATGGTCAACTCTACTTCCGTGGGGAAGTGGTCATGGCAGCTAGTGAAATCGGTGTTCCAGGTAGCCACAATGTAGAAAATGCCCTTGCGACCATTGCAGTAGCTAAGCTTTGTGGTGTAGACAACCAGACCATCAAGGAAACTCTTTCAGCCTTTGGTGGTGTCAAACACCGTCTCCAATTTGTGGATGAAATTCAGGGTGTCAAATTCTATAATGATAGCAAATCAACCAATATCTTGGCTACTCAAAAAGCCTTGTCAGGATTTGACAATAGCAAGGTCATCTTGATTGCAGGTGGTTTGGACCGTGGAAATGAGTTTGACGAATTGGTGCCAGACATCACAGGGCTCAAGAAGATGGTCATCCTTGGTCAGTCTGCTGAACGTGTCAAACGGGCAGCAGATAAGGCTGGTGTGACTTATGTAGATGCGACAGATATTGCTGATGCGACTCGCAAGGCTTATGAGCTAGCGACTCAAGGAGATGTGGTTCTTCTCAGTCCTGCCAATGCTAGCTGGGATATGTATGCTAACTTTGAAGTACGTGGCGACCTCTTTATCGACACAGTAGCGGAGTTAAAGGAATAA
- a CDS encoding PaaI family thioesterase: MKDFHFDAISAFENYEIEKMRDGHVVVTTKVVDSSLNYYGNAHGGYLFTLCDQISGLVVISLGLDGVTLQSSINYLKAGKLDDVLTIKGECVHQGRTTCVVDVDITNQEGRNVCKATFTMFVTGQRSEERQVRI, from the coding sequence ATGAAAGATTTTCATTTTGACGCTATATCTGCCTTTGAAAATTACGAAATAGAAAAAATGAGAGATGGTCATGTTGTGGTGACGACGAAAGTGGTGGACTCGTCGCTCAACTACTATGGCAATGCCCATGGTGGCTATCTCTTTACCCTTTGTGACCAAATCAGTGGTCTAGTGGTTATCTCGCTGGGGCTTGATGGAGTGACGCTCCAGTCCTCTATCAACTACCTCAAGGCAGGAAAACTCGACGATGTACTGACCATTAAAGGAGAATGCGTCCACCAAGGACGTACCACTTGTGTAGTGGATGTCGATATTACCAATCAAGAAGGCAGAAATGTCTGTAAGGCAACCTTTACCATGTTTGTCACAGGACAAAGGTCAGAAGAAAGACAGGTGAGGATATAA
- a CDS encoding galactokinase, producing the protein MTQDLTTEALRKDFLAVFGQEADQTFFSPGRINLIGEHTDYNGGHVFPAAISLGTYGAARKRDDQVLRFYSANFEDKGIIEVPLADLKFEKEHSWTNYPKGVLHFLQEAGHVIDKGFDFYVYGNIPNGSGLSSSASLELLTGVVAEHLFGLKLDRLDLVKIGKQTENNFIGVNSGIMDQFAIGMGADQRAIYLDTNTLEYDLVPLDLKDNVVVIMNTNKRRELADSKYNERRAECEKAVEELQAAMDIQTLGELDEWAFDQYSYLIKDENRLKRARHAVLENQRTLKAQAALQAGDLETFGRLMNASHVSLEHDYEVTGLELDTLVHTAWAQEGVLGARMTGAGFGGCAIALVQKDAVEAFKEAVGKHYEEVVGYAPSFYIAEVAGGTRVLD; encoded by the coding sequence ATGACACAAGATCTTACTACTGAAGCCCTTCGCAAAGACTTTCTTGCCGTTTTTGGTCAAGAAGCAGACCAAACTTTCTTTTCACCAGGTCGTATCAATCTGATTGGTGAACATACAGACTACAACGGTGGGCACGTTTTTCCGGCGGCTATTTCTTTGGGGACATACGGTGCAGCGCGCAAGCGTGACGACCAAGTCTTGCGTTTCTACTCAGCCAACTTTGAGGACAAGGGTATCATCGAAGTGCCTCTTGCTGACCTCAAATTTGAAAAAGAGCATAGCTGGACCAACTATCCAAAAGGGGTTCTACATTTCTTGCAAGAAGCTGGGCATGTGATTGACAAAGGGTTTGATTTTTATGTTTATGGGAATATCCCAAATGGTTCAGGTTTGTCTTCATCAGCATCTTTGGAACTTTTGACAGGGGTTGTGGCAGAGCATCTCTTTGGTTTAAAACTAGACCGTTTGGATTTGGTTAAAATCGGAAAACAAACAGAAAATAACTTTATCGGAGTCAACTCTGGTATCATGGACCAGTTTGCTATCGGTATGGGTGCTGACCAACGTGCCATTTACCTGGATACCAATACGTTAGAATATGACTTGGTGCCACTTGATTTGAAGGACAATGTTGTTGTTATCATGAACACTAATAAACGTCGTGAATTGGCGGACTCTAAGTACAATGAACGCCGTGCTGAGTGTGAAAAAGCTGTGGAAGAATTGCAAGCTGCCATGGATATTCAGACCTTGGGTGAATTGGATGAGTGGGCCTTTGACCAATACAGCTATCTGATTAAAGATGAAAATCGCTTAAAACGTGCTCGCCATGCTGTGCTTGAAAACCAACGTACTCTTAAAGCTCAAGCAGCACTTCAAGCAGGTGATTTGGAAACATTTGGTCGCTTGATGAATGCGTCACACGTTTCTCTAGAACATGACTATGAAGTGACTGGCTTGGAATTGGATACCCTTGTTCACACAGCTTGGGCCCAAGAAGGTGTTCTTGGTGCTCGTATGACAGGGGCAGGATTTGGCGGATGTGCCATTGCCTTGGTTCAAAAAGACGCTGTTGAGGCCTTTAAGGAAGCTGTAGGCAAGCACTACGAGGAAGTCGTTGGATATGCTCCAAGCTTCTATATCGCTGAAGTTGCAGGTGGCACTCGCGTTTTAGACTAG
- a CDS encoding cell division protein FtsQ/DivIB, producing MSKDKKKESNQKKELSEWQKRNQEYLKKKAEEEAALAEEKEKEKQARMGKNSKMLEEAKKSSSESDEEAASPSKEPSEKEEKSQKDDPKVKEEKEKKKKEKPEKPAKPKIAPIHIWRAVSILVPSVLVLLLSIYLLTPLSTIKHIEVKGNVQTQADDIKQVSGIQDSDYTLSLLWNKDKHAEQIKSNHWIESAKIDYKFPTDFTIEVKEFDIVGYYVSGEEHYPILSSGTVESTPVDRLNLPETYLTVTFNDEQQVKDLMTGLSSISEDIKSQIQKIELAPSKVTADLLKITMQDTDEILVPLSELSKKLPYYSKIKPQLAEPSFIDMEAGIYSTSLADKRLEEAEEKAKQEAKEAEKKKQEEKKAEERKQE from the coding sequence ATGTCAAAGGATAAGAAAAAAGAATCAAACCAGAAGAAAGAATTGTCTGAATGGCAGAAACGAAACCAGGAATACCTGAAGAAGAAGGCTGAGGAAGAAGCTGCCCTAGCTGAAGAGAAGGAAAAGGAAAAACAAGCTCGAATGGGGAAAAACTCTAAGATGTTAGAGGAAGCCAAGAAATCATCGAGTGAGTCAGACGAGGAAGCCGCAAGTCCGAGCAAGGAACCATCCGAAAAAGAAGAAAAATCTCAAAAGGATGACCCTAAAGTCAAAGAGGAAAAAGAAAAGAAGAAAAAAGAAAAACCAGAAAAACCTGCCAAGCCTAAAATTGCTCCTATTCATATTTGGCGAGCTGTGAGTATCTTGGTACCGAGTGTTCTGGTTCTCCTCCTTTCTATCTATCTCTTGACCCCTCTTTCGACTATCAAGCATATCGAGGTTAAGGGAAATGTCCAGACTCAAGCGGATGACATTAAACAGGTTTCTGGCATTCAGGACAGCGACTATACCTTGTCTTTGTTATGGAACAAGGACAAGCACGCTGAGCAGATCAAGTCTAATCACTGGATCGAGTCAGCAAAGATTGACTACAAATTTCCGACTGACTTTACGATTGAGGTCAAGGAATTCGATATTGTTGGTTATTATGTGTCTGGTGAAGAACATTATCCTATTCTTTCTAGTGGTACAGTAGAGTCAACTCCTGTTGATCGCTTAAACCTGCCTGAGACCTACCTAACAGTCACCTTTAACGATGAGCAGCAGGTGAAGGATTTGATGACGGGTCTTTCTAGCATTAGTGAGGACATAAAGAGTCAAATTCAGAAGATTGAACTAGCGCCAAGTAAGGTAACTGCCGATCTTTTAAAAATTACTATGCAGGATACAGATGAAATCTTGGTTCCCTTGTCAGAATTGAGTAAGAAATTGCCTTATTACAGTAAAATCAAGCCACAGTTAGCAGAACCGAGCTTCATCGATATGGAAGCAGGAATCTATAGTACTAGCTTAGCTGATAAACGTTTAGAAGAAGCAGAGGAAAAAGCTAAACAAGAAGCTAAAGAAGCAGAGAAGAAAAAACAGGAAGAAAAAAAAGCTGAAGAAAGGAAACAAGAATAA
- a CDS encoding cation diffusion facilitator family transporter — MSSKTSIWLAFFLNLSYAIVEFIAGGIFGSSAVLADSVHDMGDAIAIGISALLETISNREEDRQYTLGYKRFSLLGAMLTAVILMIGSVLVILENVTKIAHPQPVNEEGILWLGIIAVAINVLASLVVRKGKTKNESILSLHFLEDTLGWLAVILMAIILRFTDWYILDPLLSLVISIFILSKAIPRFWSALKIFLDAVPEGVETSDLEKDLEALPNVKSVNQLSIWSMDGLENNAVVHICIWDWEQMMETKEVVRQFLEERGVQNITIEVDSSQSNHAQHRRKVRELEQRHGHHH; from the coding sequence ATGAGTTCTAAAACATCTATCTGGTTAGCTTTTTTCTTAAATTTAAGCTATGCGATAGTCGAGTTTATCGCAGGAGGAATCTTTGGTTCGAGTGCAGTTCTTGCTGATTCTGTTCATGACATGGGAGATGCTATAGCCATTGGCATATCTGCCCTTTTAGAAACGATCTCCAATCGTGAAGAAGATAGGCAGTACACCTTGGGTTACAAACGTTTTAGTCTTTTAGGAGCCATGCTAACGGCTGTGATTCTTATGATAGGGTCTGTCCTAGTGATTTTGGAAAATGTCACAAAGATCGCTCACCCGCAACCCGTTAATGAGGAAGGGATTCTCTGGCTGGGAATCATTGCGGTAGCTATCAATGTGCTAGCTAGTCTGGTAGTTCGTAAGGGAAAAACAAAGAATGAATCTATTCTTAGCTTGCATTTTTTGGAAGATACTCTTGGTTGGTTGGCTGTCATTCTAATGGCGATTATTCTTCGATTTACGGACTGGTATATCCTCGATCCGCTTTTATCTCTGGTCATTTCCATCTTTATTCTGTCGAAAGCCATTCCACGCTTTTGGAGTGCACTAAAAATTTTCCTAGATGCTGTGCCAGAAGGGGTCGAGACAAGTGATTTGGAGAAAGATTTAGAGGCTCTACCCAATGTCAAAAGTGTTAATCAACTTAGCATTTGGTCCATGGACGGTCTAGAGAACAATGCTGTTGTCCACATTTGTATCTGGGATTGGGAACAGATGATGGAAACCAAAGAAGTGGTGCGACAATTTTTAGAAGAAAGAGGCGTGCAGAATATCACTATTGAAGTAGATAGCAGTCAAAGCAATCATGCGCAACATAGGCGGAAGGTGAGAGAGTTAGAGCAGAGGCATGGGCATCATCATTAG
- a CDS encoding HAD family hydrolase has product MDAVIFDLDGLLADTEIISLKVYQELLKDFGIPFTEETYSREYSGHREEENVQRFLDTYDLPWNFDQTLEKVYELEARILTKGVNLKKGAKNLLAFLQREGIPIALATSSVESRARMILDSNGILSLFDHLVFAKDVKRSKPYPDIFLKACSDLNVLPENCLVLEDSEAGIEAAYRAGIPVICIPDLKMPAQSFLNKTEQVFQDLDDVRDYLESKKENQ; this is encoded by the coding sequence ATGGACGCTGTAATATTTGATTTAGATGGCTTATTAGCTGATACTGAGATCATTTCTCTAAAAGTTTATCAAGAATTGCTTAAAGATTTTGGAATTCCTTTCACAGAAGAAACATATTCTAGAGAATACAGTGGACATAGGGAAGAGGAGAATGTTCAACGATTTTTGGATACCTATGATTTACCTTGGAACTTTGATCAAACCTTGGAAAAAGTTTATGAACTGGAAGCTCGAATATTAACCAAAGGTGTAAATTTAAAAAAAGGTGCTAAAAATTTGCTTGCTTTTTTGCAAAGAGAAGGTATTCCAATCGCTCTAGCAACTTCAAGTGTTGAATCTAGAGCTAGAATGATTTTGGATAGTAATGGGATACTGTCCCTATTTGACCATCTAGTTTTTGCAAAAGATGTAAAGCGAAGCAAACCTTACCCTGATATATTTTTAAAGGCCTGTAGTGATTTGAATGTTTTACCAGAGAATTGCTTAGTATTAGAGGATAGTGAAGCAGGGATTGAAGCAGCGTATAGAGCTGGGATACCAGTTATTTGTATTCCAGACTTGAAAATGCCAGCACAGTCTTTCTTAAATAAAACAGAACAAGTTTTTCAGGATTTAGATGATGTCAGAGACTATTTAGAAAGTAAGAAGGAGAATCAATGA
- the galR gene encoding DNA-binding transcriptional regulator GalR, translating into MATLKDIAQLASVSIATVSRVLNRDQSLSVTEETRHRILTVAEELGYTKHLKTGESHKPKQKIAIIQWVSEQGELDDLYYYQIRLGIEKRAQELDYDILRYFNDHPFTLSEEVIGILCIGKFSRAQISAFEEYQKPLVFIDSDTLSLGHTCIITDFYTAVKQVVDHFLSQGMNRIGILTGLEETTDQEEIIQDKRLENFKDYTQANGIYHEELVFQGSFTAQSGYDLMKEAIHKLGDKLPPAFFAASDSLAIGALRALQEAGISLPDRVSLISFNDTSLTKQVYPPLSSITVYTEEMGRAGMDILNKEVLHGRKIPSLTMLGTRLTLRESTRNE; encoded by the coding sequence ATGGCTACCTTAAAAGACATCGCACAGCTAGCCTCTGTCTCTATCGCGACCGTATCTCGTGTCCTCAATCGCGACCAGAGTCTATCTGTTACAGAAGAAACCAGACACCGTATTTTAACCGTCGCTGAAGAGCTGGGCTATACTAAGCACCTCAAGACAGGCGAATCCCACAAACCCAAGCAAAAGATTGCCATTATCCAATGGGTCAGCGAACAAGGGGAGCTGGACGATCTCTACTACTATCAGATTCGTCTTGGTATTGAAAAAAGAGCCCAAGAGTTGGACTATGATATCTTGCGCTATTTTAACGACCATCCTTTTACACTGAGTGAGGAAGTAATCGGGATACTCTGTATTGGAAAGTTCAGCCGAGCTCAGATTTCTGCCTTTGAAGAATACCAAAAACCTTTAGTCTTTATAGACAGCGATACCCTCTCACTAGGTCATACCTGTATTATCACTGACTTTTACACTGCTGTGAAACAAGTTGTAGACCATTTCCTCAGCCAAGGGATGAACCGTATCGGAATTCTCACAGGTCTTGAGGAAACAACCGACCAAGAAGAAATTATCCAAGATAAGCGGCTAGAAAATTTCAAAGACTATACCCAAGCAAATGGAATCTACCATGAAGAACTGGTCTTTCAAGGGAGCTTTACTGCCCAGTCTGGCTATGACTTGATGAAGGAGGCCATTCACAAGTTGGGTGATAAACTCCCACCAGCCTTTTTCGCAGCCAGCGATAGTTTAGCCATCGGCGCCCTCCGTGCCCTTCAAGAAGCTGGAATTAGCCTACCAGACCGCGTCAGCCTCATTTCTTTTAACGACACTAGCCTGACCAAGCAGGTCTATCCTCCTCTTTCTAGCATTACCGTTTATACCGAAGAAATGGGCCGAGCAGGTATGGATATTCTTAACAAGGAAGTTCTCCACGGTCGCAAAATTCCCAGCCTAACCATGCTGGGAACCAGACTGACATTGAGAGAAAGTACAAGGAATGAATAG
- a CDS encoding UDP-N-acetylglucosamine--N-acetylmuramyl-(pentapeptide) pyrophosphoryl-undecaprenol N-acetylglucosamine transferase has protein sequence MKKIVFTGGGTVGHVTLNLLLMPKFIEDGWEVHYIGDKHGIEHQEILKSGLNVTFHSIATGKLRRYFSWQNMLDVFKVGWGIVQSLFIMLRVRPQALFSKGGFVSVPPVIAACVSGVPVFIHESDLSMGLANKIAYKFATKMYSTFEQAAGLAKVEHVGAVTKVSDQKIPEPDELVDIQTHFNPKLPTVLFVGGSAGARVFNQLVTDHKQELTERYNIINLTGDSSLNELSQNLFRIDYVTDLYQPLMEMADVVVTRGGANTIFELLAMAKLHLIVPLGREASRGDQIENAAYFVKKGYAEELQESDLTLESLEEKLSHLLSHKDQYQASMKASTELKSLADFYDLLRKDLS, from the coding sequence ATGAAAAAAATTGTCTTTACAGGTGGGGGGACGGTTGGACACGTCACCCTCAACCTTTTGTTAATGCCCAAGTTCATCGAAGACGGCTGGGAAGTCCACTATATCGGAGATAAGCATGGAATCGAACACCAAGAAATCCTCAAATCAGGCTTAAATGTTACCTTCCATTCTATTGCGACTGGGAAGTTGCGTCGCTATTTCTCTTGGCAAAATATGCTGGATGTCTTTAAAGTTGGTTGGGGAATTGTCCAATCGCTCTTTATCATGTTAAGAGTTCGGCCGCAGGCCCTCTTTTCTAAAGGAGGATTTGTCTCTGTACCACCGGTTATCGCAGCATGTGTGTCAGGAGTGCCTGTCTTTATCCACGAATCGGACCTGTCTATGGGCTTGGCCAATAAAATTGCCTATAAATTTGCGACCAAGATGTACTCAACCTTTGAGCAGGCTGCTGGTCTTGCAAAAGTCGAGCATGTGGGAGCAGTGACTAAAGTTTCAGACCAAAAAATTCCTGAACCAGATGAATTGGTGGATATCCAAACCCACTTTAATCCTAAATTGCCAACGGTATTGTTTGTCGGTGGTTCTGCAGGTGCCCGTGTATTTAACCAATTGGTGACAGATCATAAGCAAGAACTGACCGAACGCTACAATATTATCAATCTCACTGGAGATTCTAGCCTCAATGAGTTGAGTCAAAATCTCTTTCGTATTGACTATGTGACGGATCTCTATCAACCTTTGATGGAGATGGCAGATGTGGTGGTGACGCGTGGTGGTGCCAATACGATTTTCGAGCTCTTGGCTATGGCGAAACTTCATCTCATCGTACCATTGGGTCGTGAAGCAAGTCGAGGAGACCAGATTGAAAATGCAGCCTACTTTGTTAAGAAAGGCTATGCAGAAGAGCTTCAAGAAAGTGACTTGACCTTGGAAAGCTTGGAGGAGAAACTCAGCCACCTGCTTAGTCACAAGGACCAATACCAAGCTAGCATGAAAGCTTCAACTGAATTGAAATCTCTTGCGGATTTTTACGATCTATTAAGAAAAGACCTATCATAA
- a CDS encoding UDP-glucose--hexose-1-phosphate uridylyltransferase yields MSQGVLDAFITEVIAESSFEEMDRIYLTNRVLARVGEGVLEVETDQDDLIDLKDQLVEEAVRLETIEDSQTAREILGAELMDLVTPCPSQVNRDFWATYAQSPEQAIADFYQLSQKNDYIKLKAIAKNIAYRVPSNYGELEITINLSKPEKDPKEIAAAKLVQASNYPQCQLCLENEGYHGRVNHPARSNHRIIRFEMAGQEWGFQYSPYAYFNEHCIFLDGQHRPMAISRQSFERLLAIVEQFPGYFAGSNADLPIVGGSILTHDHYQGGRHVFPMELAPLQKTFSFTGFEQVKAGIVKWPMSVLRLTSDFKEDLINLADKILQEWRQYSDPAVQILAETDGTPHHTITPIARKRDGQFELDLVLRDNQTSPEHPDGIYHPHKDVQHIKKENIGLIEVMGLAILPPRLKVEVEQVASYLVGDGDIVSDYHQEWADQLKAQHPDLKDKEKAFEIVKDSVGAIFARVLEDAGVYKQTEQGQTAFMRFVEQVGILSD; encoded by the coding sequence ATGAGTCAGGGAGTTCTAGATGCATTCATCACGGAAGTCATTGCTGAAAGTTCATTTGAGGAAATGGATCGAATCTACCTAACCAATCGTGTCTTGGCACGAGTGGGGGAAGGTGTTTTGGAAGTTGAGACGGATCAGGATGACTTGATTGACCTCAAGGACCAGCTTGTCGAGGAGGCCGTTCGATTAGAGACGATTGAGGATAGTCAGACTGCGCGTGAAATCCTTGGTGCTGAACTGATGGACTTGGTAACCCCTTGTCCAAGTCAGGTCAATCGTGACTTCTGGGCAACCTATGCCCAATCTCCTGAGCAGGCAATTGCGGACTTCTATCAACTTAGCCAGAAAAACGACTACATCAAGCTCAAGGCTATTGCTAAAAATATTGCTTATCGTGTACCATCTAACTACGGTGAACTGGAGATTACTATCAATCTGTCTAAACCTGAAAAGGATCCAAAGGAGATTGCGGCGGCCAAGTTGGTGCAAGCTAGCAATTATCCCCAGTGTCAGCTTTGTCTAGAGAACGAAGGTTACCATGGTCGAGTTAACCACCCAGCTCGCAGCAATCACCGCATTATCCGTTTCGAAATGGCGGGTCAGGAGTGGGGCTTCCAGTATTCGCCCTATGCTTATTTTAATGAGCACTGTATTTTCTTAGACGGCCAGCACCGTCCCATGGCCATTAGTCGTCAGAGTTTTGAGCGCCTGCTGGCGATTGTAGAGCAATTTCCAGGCTATTTTGCAGGTTCGAATGCCGACCTTCCAATCGTGGGAGGCTCTATTCTGACTCATGATCACTATCAGGGAGGCCGTCATGTATTTCCTATGGAATTGGCTCCCTTGCAAAAGACTTTCTCTTTTACTGGTTTTGAACAAGTCAAGGCTGGGATTGTCAAGTGGCCTATGTCAGTTTTGCGTTTGACTTCGGATTTCAAAGAAGATTTGATCAACTTGGCTGACAAGATTTTACAGGAATGGCGCCAGTATTCAGATCCTGCAGTGCAGATTTTGGCAGAGACAGACGGGACACCGCATCACACCATCACACCGATTGCTCGTAAACGCGACGGTCAGTTTGAGTTGGACTTGGTCTTGCGGGACAATCAGACATCGCCAGAGCATCCTGATGGCATTTATCATCCCCACAAGGATGTCCAACATATCAAGAAGGAAAATATCGGCTTGATTGAGGTCATGGGCTTGGCTATTTTGCCACCACGTCTGAAAGTAGAAGTAGAGCAAGTTGCCAGCTACCTCGTGGGAGATGGTGATATAGTTTCCGACTATCATCAGGAATGGGCAGACCAGCTTAAAGCCCAACATCCAGACCTAAAAGATAAAGAAAAAGCCTTTGAAATCGTCAAGGACTCTGTTGGTGCTATCTTTGCGCGTGTACTTGAGGATGCAGGAGTTTACAAGCAGACGGAGCAAGGACAGACAGCCTTTATGCGCTTTGTAGAACAGGTCGGAATTTTGTCAGACTAG
- a CDS encoding TetR/AcrR family transcriptional regulator gives MPNRDRRVSKTKQAIYQAFLQLLNDKGYDATTVQDIIDLADVGRSTFYCHYESKELLLDELCRYLFHHLFEREEHFTTEDYLTHIFSHFQKNQDHVTSLLFSKNDYFHRQLHKELEHHVYPMVADDLQEAYPNIPASYLQHFVVTNFIETLTWWLKKGKSYTEDQVVKFYLDVMEMTSTTPLDN, from the coding sequence ATGCCAAATAGAGACCGTCGAGTCAGCAAGACTAAACAAGCTATCTATCAAGCTTTTTTACAACTTTTGAACGACAAAGGCTATGATGCTACTACTGTCCAAGATATCATTGACTTGGCAGATGTTGGGCGCTCAACCTTTTACTGTCACTACGAGAGCAAGGAACTGCTTTTAGATGAACTCTGTCGCTACCTCTTTCATCATCTCTTTGAAAGGGAAGAACACTTTACTACCGAGGACTACCTCACACATATCTTTTCACATTTTCAGAAAAACCAGGACCATGTTACCAGTCTCCTTTTTTCCAAAAACGACTACTTTCACCGCCAACTACACAAGGAACTCGAACACCACGTCTATCCCATGGTGGCGGATGACTTGCAAGAGGCCTATCCAAACATTCCGGCCTCCTACCTCCAGCATTTTGTTGTGACGAACTTTATCGAGACTCTAACTTGGTGGCTAAAAAAAGGAAAATCTTATACTGAAGACCAAGTGGTGAAATTTTACCTTGATGTAATGGAGATGACCTCTACAACTCCACTTGATAACTAA
- a CDS encoding glucuronide permease, which produces MLTSMILGILTIVLALAFSLLHLAAAFSAMKQNNYSLGNTCILVGSCITSLALAIFYFVPLATIILWIVGSSIICYGAYWNGRQQENQHISHHIIRGTLAALIALLFILL; this is translated from the coding sequence ATGTTAACTTCGATGATTCTAGGAATACTAACAATCGTACTAGCTCTCGCATTCTCATTACTTCACCTTGCTGCTGCTTTTTCAGCCATGAAACAAAATAACTACAGTCTGGGAAACACGTGCATCTTGGTCGGCAGTTGCATCACTTCTCTGGCTCTAGCTATCTTTTACTTCGTCCCACTGGCAACGATCATCTTATGGATAGTGGGCTCTAGCATCATCTGCTACGGTGCTTACTGGAATGGGCGACAGCAAGAAAATCAACATATATCGCACCACATTATAAGGGGCACACTAGCGGCTTTGATTGCTCTCTTGTTTATCTTACTCTAA